From one Corvus cornix cornix isolate S_Up_H32 chromosome 21, ASM73873v5, whole genome shotgun sequence genomic stretch:
- the MRTO4 gene encoding mRNA turnover protein 4 homolog isoform X1, producing the protein MPKSKRDRKVSLTRTPRKGLEAKQALIAELRRCVDTYKYIFVFSVANMRNNKLKDVRNAWKHSRIFFGKNKVMMVALGREPSSEYKENLHKVSKHLRGEVGLLFTNRTRDEVDEWFSKFRELDFARAGNKAPYGVSLDTGPLEQFPHSMEPQLRQLGLPTALKKGVVTLLSDYEVCKEGDVLTPEQARVLKLFGYEMAEFKVTMKFLWNSETGDFQKLVGDRAEEEEEEEEDDDDGSNED; encoded by the exons ATGCCCAAGTCCAAGCGGGACCGCAAGG TGTCCCTGACGCGGACGCCCCGCAAGGGGCTGGAGGCCAAGCAGGCGCTGATCGCCGAG CTGCGGCGCTGTGTGGACACCTACAAGTACATCTTCGTCTTCTCCGTGGCCAACATGAGGAACAACAAGCTGAAGGATGTGCGGAACGCCTGGAAGCACAGCAG GATCTTCTTCGGGAAGAACAAGGTGATGATGGTGGCACTGGGCCGGGAGCCGAGCAGCGAGTACAAGGAGAACCTGCACAAG GTCAGCAAACACCTGAGAGGGGAGGTCGGGCTCCTCTTCACCAACCGCACCAGGGACGAGGTGGATGA GTGGTTCTCCAAGTTCCGGGAGCTGGACTTTGCCCGCGCTGGGAACAAGGCGCCGTACGGGGTGAGCCTGGACACGGGGCCCCTGGAGCAGTTCCCCCACTCCATGGAGCCGCAGCTGCGGCAGCTGGGACTGCCCACGGCGCTGAAGAAAG GAGTGGTGACGCTGCTTTCGGATTACGAAGTGTGCAAGGAAGGGGATGTTCTCACCCCGGAACAGGCCCGTGTGCTG AAACTCTTTGGCTACGAGATGGCAGAGTTTAAAGTCACCATGAAGTTTCTGTGGAATTCTGAGACGGGAGACTTCCAGAAGCTCGTGGgagacagagcagaggaggaggaggaggaagaggaggatgacGACGATGGCAGCAATGAGGACTAA
- the MRTO4 gene encoding mRNA turnover protein 4 homolog isoform X2: protein MPKSKRDRKVSLTRTPRKGLEAKQALIAELRRCVDTYKYIFVFSVANMRNNKLKDVRNAWKHSRIFFGKNKVMMVALGREPSSEYKENLHKVSKHLRGEVGLLFTNRTRDEVDEWFSKFRELDFARAGNKAPYGVSLDTGPLEQFPHSMEPQLRQLGLPTALKKGVVTLLSDYEVCKEGDVLTPEQARVLRNLLFC from the exons ATGCCCAAGTCCAAGCGGGACCGCAAGG TGTCCCTGACGCGGACGCCCCGCAAGGGGCTGGAGGCCAAGCAGGCGCTGATCGCCGAG CTGCGGCGCTGTGTGGACACCTACAAGTACATCTTCGTCTTCTCCGTGGCCAACATGAGGAACAACAAGCTGAAGGATGTGCGGAACGCCTGGAAGCACAGCAG GATCTTCTTCGGGAAGAACAAGGTGATGATGGTGGCACTGGGCCGGGAGCCGAGCAGCGAGTACAAGGAGAACCTGCACAAG GTCAGCAAACACCTGAGAGGGGAGGTCGGGCTCCTCTTCACCAACCGCACCAGGGACGAGGTGGATGA GTGGTTCTCCAAGTTCCGGGAGCTGGACTTTGCCCGCGCTGGGAACAAGGCGCCGTACGGGGTGAGCCTGGACACGGGGCCCCTGGAGCAGTTCCCCCACTCCATGGAGCCGCAGCTGCGGCAGCTGGGACTGCCCACGGCGCTGAAGAAAG GAGTGGTGACGCTGCTTTCGGATTACGAAGTGTGCAAGGAAGGGGATGTTCTCACCCCGGAACAGGCCCGTGTGCTG CGGAATTTACTGTTTTGCTAG
- the AKR7A2 gene encoding aflatoxin B1 aldehyde reductase member 2 isoform X1 produces MAARAAGGARPAVVLGTMEMGRRAGPEASAELLRAFLRRQYRLLDTAFMYAGGESERILGTLLAGGTEPVEVATKANPWDGKTLKPESVRSQLDTSLERLQRKSVELFYLHAPDHGTPVEETLRACHELHKEGKFKELGLSNYAAWEVAEICTICKYNNWVMPTVYQAVSHPVQGMYNATTRQVEAELFPCLRHFGLRFYAYNPLAGGLLTGKYKYEDKDTSQPTGRFFGNDWAQAYRDRYWKKHNFEGIALVEKALKEAYGSTAPSLASAALRWLYNHSKLQGSLGDAVIIGMSNLEQLEQNLNYSEDGPLLPAVVQAFDEAWNLSAHDCPNYFR; encoded by the exons ATGGCGGCGCGGGCGGCTggcggggcccggcccgccgTGGTGCTGGGCACGATGGAGATGGGCCGGCGCGCCGGGCCCGAGGCGAGCGCCGAGCTGCTCCGCGCCTTCCTGCGCCGCCAATACCGCCTCCTCGACACCGCCTTCATGTACGCGGGAGGCGAGTCCGAGCGCATCCTGGGCACGCTGCTGGCCGGCGGCACCGAGCCCG TGGAAGTGGCCACCAAGGCCAACCCATGGGATGGGAAGACGCTGAAGCCAGAGAGCGTGCGCTCCCAGCTGGACACGTccctggagaggctgcagaggaagagtGTGGAGCTCTTCTACCTCCACGCTCCCGACCACGGGACCCCGGTGGAGGAGACCCTGCGTGCCTGCCACGAGCTGCACAAAGAG GGAAAGTTTAAAGAGCTTGGCCTGTCAAACTACGCCGCGTGGGAGGTGGCAGAAATCTGCACCATCTGCAAGTACAACAACTGGGTGATGCCAACTGTGTACCAG GCTGTCTCCCACCCGGTGCAGGGAATGTACAATGCGACCACGCGCCAGGTGGAGGCCGAGCTGTTCCCCTGCCTGAGGCACTTCGGGCTGCGCTTCTACGCCTACAACCCGCTGGCAG GGGGGCTGCTGACCGGCAAGTACAAGTACGAGGACAAAGACACGAGCCAGCCCACTGGGAGATTTTTTGGGAATGACTGGGCTCAGGCCTACAGGGACAG gtacTGGAAAAAACACAATTTTGAGGGAATTGCACTGGTAGAAAAAGCTCTGAAAGAGGCTTATGGCTCCACTGCACCCAGCCTGGCATCCGCTGCACTGCGCTGGCTCTACAACCACTCCAAACTGCAG GGTTCTCTTGGAGATGCAGTGATCATCGGGATGTCCAActtggagcagctggagcagaaccTCAACTACAGCGAGGACGGTCCCCTGCTGCCGGCCGTGGTGCAGGCGTTCGACGAGGCCTGGAACTTGAGTGCACACGACTGCCCCAACTACTTCCGCTAG
- the AKR7A2 gene encoding aflatoxin B1 aldehyde reductase member 2 isoform X2 yields the protein MAARAAMAARAAGGARPAVVLGTMEMGRRAGPEASAELLRAFLRRQYRLLDTAFMYAGGESERILGTLLAGGTEPVEVATKANPWDGKTLKPESVRSQLDTSLERLQRKSVELFYLHAPDHGTPVEETLRACHELHKEGKFKELGLSNYAAWEVAEICTICKYNNWVMPTVYQGMYNATTRQVEAELFPCLRHFGLRFYAYNPLAGGLLTGKYKYEDKDTSQPTGRFFGNDWAQAYRDRYWKKHNFEGIALVEKALKEAYGSTAPSLASAALRWLYNHSKLQGSLGDAVIIGMSNLEQLEQNLNYSEDGPLLPAVVQAFDEAWNLSAHDCPNYFR from the exons ATGGCGGCGCGGGCGGCGATGGCGGCGCGGGCGGCTggcggggcccggcccgccgTGGTGCTGGGCACGATGGAGATGGGCCGGCGCGCCGGGCCCGAGGCGAGCGCCGAGCTGCTCCGCGCCTTCCTGCGCCGCCAATACCGCCTCCTCGACACCGCCTTCATGTACGCGGGAGGCGAGTCCGAGCGCATCCTGGGCACGCTGCTGGCCGGCGGCACCGAGCCCG TGGAAGTGGCCACCAAGGCCAACCCATGGGATGGGAAGACGCTGAAGCCAGAGAGCGTGCGCTCCCAGCTGGACACGTccctggagaggctgcagaggaagagtGTGGAGCTCTTCTACCTCCACGCTCCCGACCACGGGACCCCGGTGGAGGAGACCCTGCGTGCCTGCCACGAGCTGCACAAAGAG GGAAAGTTTAAAGAGCTTGGCCTGTCAAACTACGCCGCGTGGGAGGTGGCAGAAATCTGCACCATCTGCAAGTACAACAACTGGGTGATGCCAACTGTGTACCAG GGAATGTACAATGCGACCACGCGCCAGGTGGAGGCCGAGCTGTTCCCCTGCCTGAGGCACTTCGGGCTGCGCTTCTACGCCTACAACCCGCTGGCAG GGGGGCTGCTGACCGGCAAGTACAAGTACGAGGACAAAGACACGAGCCAGCCCACTGGGAGATTTTTTGGGAATGACTGGGCTCAGGCCTACAGGGACAG gtacTGGAAAAAACACAATTTTGAGGGAATTGCACTGGTAGAAAAAGCTCTGAAAGAGGCTTATGGCTCCACTGCACCCAGCCTGGCATCCGCTGCACTGCGCTGGCTCTACAACCACTCCAAACTGCAG GGTTCTCTTGGAGATGCAGTGATCATCGGGATGTCCAActtggagcagctggagcagaaccTCAACTACAGCGAGGACGGTCCCCTGCTGCCGGCCGTGGTGCAGGCGTTCGACGAGGCCTGGAACTTGAGTGCACACGACTGCCCCAACTACTTCCGCTAG
- the SLC66A1 gene encoding lysosomal amino acid transporter 1 homolog encodes MAARRWRGLPFGNLSDCPNGSRWIMDVFNECAQDGWDVASVVLGLGSIGCFIAAAFPQFYQACRTGIMDQALSIYFLLGWLGGDLLNLIGSFLADQLPLQVYTAIYYVLADLGMLSLYCYYRVKSGGRAFPAPINAAFVFLSVGSLSSLSLLGSASTKDPGTFKGRSLLSAPGDELGSKPFSRTEIIGFTIGSISSVLYLCSRVPQICTNYKRKSTSGVSYFLFALVMLGNSLYGLSVLLKNPEPGQGRGDYVLHHLPWLVGSLGVLALDVVISFQFLEYRKGRPGTLEERDALLREQDESPES; translated from the exons ATGGCTGCGCGGCGCTGGAGGGGTCTCCCCTTCGGGAATCTCTCCGACTGCCCCAACGGCTCCCGCTGGATCATGGATGTGTTCAACGAGTGTGCCCAGGACGGCTGGGATGTCGCCAGCGTCGTCCTGGGGCTGGGCTCCATCGGCTGCTTCATCGCTGCAGCCTTCCC GCAGTTTTACCAGGCCTGCAGAACGGGCATCATGGACCAGGCTCTCTCCATCTATTTCCTGCTGGGGTGGCTGGGCGGAGACCTCCTCAACCTCATCGGTTCCTTCCTGGCTGATCAGCTGCCCCTGCAG GTGTACACAGCCATTTACTACGTGCTGGCAGACCTGGGGATGCTCTCCCTCTACTGCTACTACCGGGTGAAGAGCGGGGGCAGAGCGT TCCCCGCTCCCATCAACGCAGCCTTTGTGTTCCTCTCCGTGGGGTCCCtgtccagcctctccctcctgggcagtgccagcaccaaGGATCCAGGAACCTTCAAAGGAAGGTCTCTGCTGTCAGCTCCTGGGGATGAGCTTGGATCAAAG CCTTTCTCCAGGACTGAAATCATTGGATTTACCATCGGCTCCATCTCCTCCGTGCTCTACCTGTGCTCCCGAGTGCCCCAGATCTGCACCAAC taCAAGAGGAAATCCACCAGCGGGGTCTCCTACTTCCTCTTTGCCCTGGTGATGCTGGGGAATTCCCTGTACGGCCTCAGTGTCCTCCTGAAGAACCCGGAGCCGGGCCAGGGCCGGGGTGACTACGTCCTGCACCACCTGCCCTGGCTCGTGGGCAGCCTGGGCGTCCTGGCCCTCGACGTGGTT ATCTCCTTCCAGTTCCTGGAGTATCGGAAAGGACGGCCCGGAACCCTCGAGGAGAGGGATGCGCTCCTCAGGGAGCAGGATGAGAGCCCGGAGAGCTGA